A single region of the Streptomyces sp. NBC_01262 genome encodes:
- a CDS encoding histone-like nucleoid-structuring protein Lsr2, with protein sequence MAQKVQVLLVDDLDGGEADETVTFALDGVTYEIDLTTANADKLRGLLTPYLDSGRRTGGRAGRGRAPKGAVRAGSPAGQDTAKIRAWAKEKGYEVNDRGRVPATIREAYEKEHG encoded by the coding sequence GTGGCACAGAAGGTTCAGGTCCTTCTTGTTGACGACCTCGACGGCGGCGAGGCGGATGAGACCGTGACGTTCGCACTCGATGGAGTGACCTACGAGATCGATCTCACCACCGCCAACGCGGACAAGCTTCGTGGTCTGCTGACCCCCTACCTGGACAGCGGTCGCCGCACGGGTGGCCGGGCCGGCCGTGGCCGTGCGCCCAAGGGCGCCGTCCGTGCCGGTTCCCCGGCGGGCCAGGACACCGCGAAGATCCGCGCGTGGGCCAAGGAGAAGGGCTACGAGGTCAACGACCGCGGCCGCGTCCCCGCGACCATTCGCGAGGCGTACGAGAAGGAACACGGCTGA
- a CDS encoding amino-acid N-acetyltransferase gives MSPASKDVTIRRARTGDVHAVRALLDSYVRDRILLDKPTVTLYEDIQEFWVAERDQDAEVIACGALHVMWEDLAEVRTLAVDPAYHGKGIGHLVLEKLLHTARWLGVRRIFCLTFEVDFFAKHGFVEIGETPVDGDVFGELLRSNDEGVAEFLDLERVKPNTLGNSRMLLHL, from the coding sequence ATGTCCCCTGCATCAAAAGACGTCACGATCCGGCGGGCGCGTACGGGCGATGTCCATGCCGTACGGGCGTTGCTCGACTCCTATGTGCGCGATCGCATCCTGCTCGACAAGCCGACCGTGACGCTTTACGAGGACATCCAGGAGTTCTGGGTCGCCGAACGGGATCAGGACGCCGAAGTCATCGCTTGTGGCGCTCTCCATGTGATGTGGGAGGACCTCGCCGAGGTGCGTACTCTTGCGGTGGATCCCGCATACCACGGGAAGGGCATCGGTCACCTGGTCCTGGAGAAGCTGCTGCACACCGCTCGCTGGCTGGGAGTGCGGCGAATTTTCTGTCTCACCTTCGAAGTGGACTTCTTCGCGAAGCACGGCTTCGTCGAGATCGGTGAGACACCTGTCGACGGTGATGTCTTCGGTGAGCTGCTGCGTTCCAATGACGAGGGAGTCGCGGAGTTCCTGGACCTCGAACGAGTGAAACCCAACACCTTGGGTAACAGCCGCATGCTGCTGCACCTCTGA
- a CDS encoding BlaI/MecI/CopY family transcriptional regulator has protein sequence MPRPLGDLEDAVMTRVWEWNRPVTVREVLEDLRQDRTIAYTTVMTVMDNLHQKGWLRREAEGRAYRYEAVSTRAAYSAALMNEAWSASDNPAAALVAFFGMMSPEQREALRDAMRVVQSTDPAAPDEPGGR, from the coding sequence GTGCCGCGTCCATTGGGTGACCTCGAAGACGCCGTCATGACCCGGGTGTGGGAGTGGAACCGCCCGGTGACGGTTCGCGAAGTGCTGGAAGACCTGCGCCAGGACCGTACGATCGCGTACACGACGGTCATGACCGTAATGGACAACCTCCATCAGAAGGGCTGGCTCCGGCGGGAAGCCGAAGGCCGCGCCTATCGCTATGAGGCGGTTTCCACCAGGGCCGCTTACTCGGCGGCTCTGATGAACGAGGCCTGGTCCGCGAGCGACAACCCCGCCGCCGCCCTTGTGGCCTTCTTCGGCATGATGTCGCCGGAACAGCGAGAAGCCCTGCGCGACGCAATGCGCGTAGTCCAGTCCACCGACCCCGCGGCGCCGGACGAACCCGGCGGGCGATAG